CGCAGGTCACAAATCGCCCGCGCGATCCGTGCCGCCGCCGCGCGAACGGTGTCGTCGCGGGGTCCGGACCGACCTACCTTCGCTGGCACTTCCCATCGCCACAGCACCACCGGAGGAGCTCCCATGACCGCCGTACAGCAGCCCACGACCCCGCCGGACCTCTCCTGGCTGGAGTCGGTCTCGATGTCCCAGCTCGAGCGCAACCCGTATCCCACCTACGAGCGCCTGCGCCGCGAGGCACCGTTGGCGTTCGTGCCGGTGCTCGGCTCGTACGTCGCCTCGACCGCCGAGGTCTGCCGCGAGGTCGCCACCAGCCCCGACTTCGAGGCCGTGATCACGCCCGCCGGGGGACGGACCTTCGGCCACCCCGCGATCATCGGCGTCAACGGCGACATCCACGCCGACCTGCGCGGCATGGTCGAGCCGCAGCTCCAGCCCGTCGAGGTGGACCGGTGGGTGGACGACCTGGTCCGTCCGATCGCCCGGCGCTACCTGGAGGCCTTCGAGGACTCGGGCCGCGCCGAGCTGGTCGGCGACTACTGCGAGCCCGTGAGCGTCCGGTCGCTCGGCGACCTCCTCGGCCTGCAGTCGGTGTCCTCGGACCAGCTGCGCGACTGGTTCCACAAGCTCAACCGCTCGTTCACCAACGCCGGCGTCGACGAGGACGGCGAGTTCCTCAACCCCGAGGGGTTCCGGGAGGGCGACGAGGCGAAGGCGGAGATCCGAGCCACCGTCGACCCGCTCATCGACCAGTGGATCGCCGAGCCGGCCGACACCGCCATCTCGCACTGGCTGCACGACGGGATGCCTCCCGGCCAGACCCGCGAGCGGGAGTACATCTACCCGACCATCTACGTCTACCTCCTCGGCGCGATGCAGGAGCCGGGCCACGGCCTCGCCTCGACCCTCGTCGGGCTGTTCAGCCGTCCCGAGCAGATGGAGGAGGTCGTCGACGACCCGGCCCTCATCCCCCGCGCGATCTCGGAGGGCATGCGCTGGACCTCGCCGATCTGGTCCGCCACGGCGCGCATCTCGACCCGCGACGTCACGGTCGCCGGCGTCGACCTCCCGGCCGGGACGCCGGTGATCCTGTCGTACGGCGCCGCGAACCACGACACCGGCCGGTACGACGCCCCCACGGAGTTCGACCTGCACCGACCGCCCCTGCCCCACCTCGCCTTCGGTGCCGGCAACCACGCCTGCGCCG
Above is a genomic segment from Nocardioides aromaticivorans containing:
- a CDS encoding cytochrome P450 — encoded protein: MTAVQQPTTPPDLSWLESVSMSQLERNPYPTYERLRREAPLAFVPVLGSYVASTAEVCREVATSPDFEAVITPAGGRTFGHPAIIGVNGDIHADLRGMVEPQLQPVEVDRWVDDLVRPIARRYLEAFEDSGRAELVGDYCEPVSVRSLGDLLGLQSVSSDQLRDWFHKLNRSFTNAGVDEDGEFLNPEGFREGDEAKAEIRATVDPLIDQWIAEPADTAISHWLHDGMPPGQTREREYIYPTIYVYLLGAMQEPGHGLASTLVGLFSRPEQMEEVVDDPALIPRAISEGMRWTSPIWSATARISTRDVTVAGVDLPAGTPVILSYGAANHDTGRYDAPTEFDLHRPPLPHLAFGAGNHACAGIYYANQVMRIAMEELFEAIPNLERDTSENVEFWGWGFRGPTTLHCTWEV